Below is a genomic region from Henckelia pumila isolate YLH828 chromosome 3, ASM3356847v2, whole genome shotgun sequence.
agcttttggaatgaccgaaatcgtaccgttacgccgccggttcaagattttgaattgttatgcattctaaatgtctagagctcatcttcaagtttcttgtgaatgaattgaatatgagattatgtttagaatgaagatataatgatatttgaatcgaaagatttatcgaactcgaatagttgcgacgtcggtttgaattccgattgtattagcaagatttgaactgaataagctttaaagaactatcgattcagattggatattgatgtttagctatgttataaaccatttcagatttgaagtgaagattatcgaagttgaatcgacaagtttgagttcgaatgacttgaagtgtttgaagttgaatcaaaaatactttcaagtagcactgatggaaatgagcagattttgattaccgatttggctagcattgagatgatcagcattggcaacagattcaagagaTTTGAAtagcgatgaaaggtatgaatcgacattattcctgccaggtagaacaactcgagaacatggtggttttcgagttatcctgaaatcacatacttagttgtttcagtgctcttatgtgatttatatgagtattgatgctttgtttgattatgtgattatatgttcaagatattttacagtctttaatgcatacagcttatgttgcattcatcttgaactccagcctgtaaagcataagggcagattagcctagagtgcgaaatgacgtttggagaattatagttgagtggcatggattgcagcctttgctttcagagccagaagactctctataattgcaccaaagtcagaggattaaaatacttgatgccgcctcgattgggagtgtcggcggtttgatagttattttatttctcgggatcccaaagaactaagctttattgatatcagatttgatagcctattccttggcacatgcattgcatttatgcattaacctagagattgctatggtttagattatgcagatATAAATGCTAGAATGTTCTGATAcgctattctagatatgaatatgTGCTATTGTtttagatgaatcattatgCGTTAAGAGTTTAAGagtcgatgatgattctatgatctacatgttattacatgttttatggttttagagttttatatcatatagatttcatatgctttcatgatgtatatgtatgtctttcgtactgagatttattctcaccggagttatccggctgttgctttgtttgtatgtgtgcattgcatcaggttgggggaATGAGTGAGTCAGATGTGACTTGGATAGCACGaaattgaaagattagaagtggagattcgggttttaagcagctgATATGTATTGTATACAAACATATTAGAAGACAaggaatcttgtacatgttgatgtgaatcctagtttatattcaagAATGGATGTATTTGAATATtaggatttatttgtcaatgcatgtatattatttggtAGCTTATCAAAGAGTATATTTATGCATGTTCCATGGTTGACAATAAGAGTGTTTCCTGCAGTTTTTCTGGAAAtacagctcgctcgatcggtaggatttcaccgatcgagcgaggcctttatgTTGCTCAACAGAAGGTTGaaattttgggctcgctcgatcggtaaagtttcaccgatcgagcgaggccaaaattgTTGCAGGCCGAGAGCTTTTActtttagctcgctcgatcggctaggtttgcccgatcgagcgagggaccttctttaaaaaaaaaaattgtgtttgctcttggtttgaatattcttttattgttcgattaattgtttattaatcgttaattgccctaagatgatattagcaacccgggtccccacactgGTGCTTgtcgaggaggcatatctgatattcaaatAGATTAGTGCACAATACAACAATATATCAGATTCAACCATTCTGTTTCAGTCCCCCCTCTGATTGGCATAATCAAGCAGTCTCaggagatcgagttctgatcaaTAGTCAAGTCTGATATAGTTTCCAAATAAACATACTTGCATCAAAGATAATCATATAGTCAAATGAGAAACTCAATTTCATGCGagaaaaataaatcaatcagactcgatctaccccactcatctattctagttcagtccaagaactaacttcgctctgataccacatgttgtggggacctcgggtgctaatctcatcttatggGGCAATTAAGATTAAAACATAGTGGTTTAAAGATCATCAAACCAAGAAATGGAATTTGTTTTATaaggtggctcgctcgagcgagctaatGGTgcactcgagcgagcacctcTCGGTTTCAGCCCaccttggctcgctcgagcgagcccgaGTGGCGTTCGAGCGAGCTGAGTTCTATCTGAACGCCCGAAATTCTGCTTTTTCTGTCAAAATAAGGATTTCCAATGGACTTGTGAATGCACAACTCAAATTTGCATAAGAACATCACCAAAACATGTTATACTAACAAAGAATAGTTTGGACAAGCAACTCAACATGTTTTAACAACTACAACTTCACAAGTCTATATCCAATATCCAACCACTAAGTTTAAACACTTCTTAACAAAATATACATATGATAAACTTAGTGCCAAACACAACACTTGACAGCAACTCAACATCTAAACCCGAGTCTCCATATGCtaaatctctctctctctcgctACCCATGACGTCTTTGACTATCTCCTgtcccatctgttgtcatgcacacatacaaaaaaagaaaacagccggataaatccgatgaaaatataattctcagtataattgACATAAACGTGCATTAACGATAACATCTCAATTCAAGTTATAACGTAACTAAAACACATATTTAGTAAAGTAAATTGATCCTCGACATTTCGTATATGATCTCGGTCTCAAGATTCGTTTATTCGTTTTCGATCTTGGAATCAAGATTCATAACCGATCACGATCTGTATATATCCAAACTTCGTAGATCATAACCGACTCAACATCAAAGGTAAGCAATATAATATAAAGATCCATTTACCTGAGATGGATTTCAATTCAAATTCaatcaataacatatatttaaacaagtatgtgatttttaggCAACTCAAGACTCCTCGATCTCGATTTTCAAATCCCTACTattgatgtcatcttatacctttcgttTCGTTTGAATTGTagacgcttcaaatctgaacaatCTACAATAAGAACTTCATATCAAAATTCTATTCAAGTTCAACTAAATCTTCATTCAATCTTCATGacaaaacaacttcaaaccttgtTCCAATTCTATCTCGGTTCGAAGGCTAAAATCTCGAGTTCGATCAACCTCTTATCAACTCTGAAATCACAGCAAACATATCTAGGAACATTAGAAAGAACTCACATATATCACATCTCAACCAATCTCAATTCAAACGCCATCAAATTcttgaaccgacggcataacggtacaAAAACGACAACCGTAACTCATTTTCAACAACTCTAACATGTCAATACAACTCATACAACACATAACCGCATATATCATCACTAACCCAgcatatcaaaatatttaaaactcgaACACAAGCTGAAAAATCACAATAACTTCATACGTTGTCCGTTCTTCGATCTGGTTTGGATATAACAATATATATCaattcaagaacacatattcatgcTTGAATTCTGATTTTCTCCCCAACATAATTTCGAAACCAACTAAAACAtatcaatacttacatcaaatcgaagctctTCTTGCAAGGATCGCAGAATTATGCCCGAAATTAAATTCGGATGACCGAATCTTGAACTATGAAAGtttgaaaatgaaattgaaCTTGAATTCTGAATTTTGGAAGATACTCACGTATCTTGGCTGAAGAATCTGATTAGGAACATCAATATACACGTATATAAACATATCATGCCATGTGTCCCACTCAAATTCAAGAAATTGCAATTTGGCCTCCGAAATCTTcattatttgcaattcagtcctcgactcccattttaattcaatttcaattctaaataatttaaaaatattagaatttaaatctaaaatccaaaattatcaaattaaatattttcgaattgaaattaaataatctcgtattaaatcaaataatcttgAGCCTTACAAATACTATTGAAAACAAAGGGCTCGAGTTGGCTTAATGCTAGAGATCGGAATACCTCATACTTTCACCGACGTGCATCCaggagaaaacaaaaaaaatcgtATTATTGGACTTCTAAATTCCAATAACCATTGGATCTCAAATCCCTCTGAGGTGGCCGATATGATTAAATCTTACTATGAAAACCTTTTCTCCTCTTCGTCTCCTACAGCAGAAGCTATCGATCTAGTTACCCAGATTATTGATCATAGACTCTCTCCTGCCATGGTGGAGATGATGGATGCCCCTTTCTCAGCTGATGAGGTCAAGTTAGCTTTGTTCAATATGAAACCATGGAAAGCTCCGGGTCCGGACGGGTTTCACGCGGGGTTTTTCCAAGAACAGTGGCCTTTGTTGGGTCATCACATTAACAATACTTGTCTTTGTATTCACAATGATGGACTCTCATATGGTGATCTCAATTATACATTTGTAGTCCTTATTCCAAAGacttctccagcattatcactTACTCATTTCCGCCCCATCAGCTTATGCAATGTTTTAGCTAAGATCATTGCCAAGGTGTTGGCTAACAGGCTCAAAAAACTTCTCCCTTTTACCATTTCCCCCGAGCAAAGTGCTTTTGTTCCCGGTCGTCAAATTCTTGATAATGTTATGCTAGATTTAAACCAAGTCAAGGTCTTCGACAAGGCTGCCCCTTAGCCCCTTATCTCTTTCTATTTTGTGCAGAAGGACTGAGTAGCCttatgaaataaaatataatgtcGATGTGAGTTTATTCAGAGGGATAATATATGCAAGGACATCTCCAGTTATTAGTCACTTGTATTTTGCAGATTATAGTCTTTTCATGGGCATAGATAATGAGCATAATTGCATCAAAATCCAAGATATTGTTTCGAGCTATGCGACAGCTTCGGGCCAAGTGGTCAATCTCCATAATTATTCCATCATCTTCAGTCCTATATGACTTCAAATCAAAAACTTCTTGTCTTTGATACTTTGGGAATGTCTCCCAATGAATCTCATGAGCATTATCTAGGCCTTCCTGCCTTTGTTGGTCGGAGTAGAAATAAAGTCTTCATCAAACAAAGTATTTCCAGAAAACTACAATCTTGGCGTGGTAATATGTTCTCAGCAGCAGGTAGAGAGATCTTAATTAAGGCAGTCGTGCAAGCTACTTCTATTTATACCATGTCCGTTTTTAAAATCCCCAATGGTTTATGTCATTCTCTTCATATGATGATCTCTAAACTTTGGTGGGAAAATAACAATGATGATTGTGTTTATTGGACTAAATGAGATCAGTTATGTAAATCAAAATCACAGGGAGGGATGGGATTTAGAGATTTCCGGAAATTCAACCAAGCACTTATTGCCAAACAACGATGGAGATTAATCCAAAATCCTACATCTCTTCTCGCAAGGTTGTTAAGAGCTAAATATTTTCCTACATCTGATTTTTTAGATGCTTCATTGGGAAATACTCCATCATACGTTTGGAGAAGCTTGATTTGGGGACGTGACTTACTTAAAAAAAGACTAAGATGGAAGATTGGTCCTGGTCATTTAATCCGAGTTTTCAAAGATTCATGGTTCTTGAGGCCTCTCACTTTTAAACCAATCACAATTCCAGCTTCAACTTTTGAGAATTTAAGAGTGAGTGATCTTCAAATAGAATCGGGCCATTGGAATTGGGctttaatttatcaaatcttCTAGCAAATAGATATGGcagaatttaaaaaatttcccATCTTTGCTTTATCTGGCATTGATAAGTTGATTTGGCATTATGGTTCTAACGATGTTTACTCGGTTAAATCAGGTTATTTTTTGGCAATGGAAGATGGGGTTGAGACGAGTGTTGGCTGTTCGAGTGGCATGTCTCGGTACTTTCGAAAGCTTTGGCACTTGAATGTTCAAAGCAAGATCAAGGTTTTTTATGGAAAGCCATCCATGCTATATTGACTACTCGATTTCATCTTGCTGCGAGGGGTATCAAAGTGGACAGTGTTTGCCCACTTTGTGATAAATATCCAGAATATAGCTTTCATGCTCTATGGCTATGCATTGGTGCGCAGGAGGTGTGGGAAAATTCAGCTGTATGGCCGATTTTATCAAGTTTCAaaggaaaatattattttgatctTTGGCAGTGGGTAATACTTTCGGGAAATGCGGATGATTTAGGTTGTTTTGCTATGATCTTCTGGAGTATTTGGTTGGCCAGAAACCAACTTTTTCACTTGGGTACGAAGCTACAACCTATTGATGTGGTTTCTCGAGCGAGTTTTCTTTGGACACAATTCCTATCATGTCAGCGTGTTGATGCACCAAAGATTATGATTTCTACTCCTCTTTTTTGGCAAACTCCCCCAGCAGGTACTATAAAGATCAACGTCGATGCGGCTGTGGTGAATGGTTCTTCGAGAGTGGGTTTGGGTGTAGTTGTTAGGGATGATCAGGGAGTTGTGTTAATAGCTTTCACCAAGACTTTGGAAGGCTATTTTTCGGTTCATTTAGCAGAGCTCTTGACAGTTAGGGAAGGATTGCTTTTGGCTTCTCAACAATCTTGGAATCATGTTATCATTGAAACCGATGCGAGTAATGTGGCTAAATCCATTACTGGTTCACTTTGTCTTGTTGAGGATGAAAGTATTGTTTCCTTCATCCATCAACTCAGCTCAAGATTCTCAAGTTTTCGAGTTCAACTGTGTCGCCGCAATGCTAATGGAGTTGCACATATCTTGGCTGCTGATGGTTTAACATTGAGTGTGGACTTCTTGTATAAGAATTGTTTGTCCTTTAAAGATTAGAAAATCTGTACTTTTGGACATGATCAatgtttaataataattttgttggttaaaaaaaacaatattctCTTCCTTTCCTTTTGTttccaaaaattataataaatgttTCAGTTTAGATAGTTCCATCatctttttgttttgttttgttttgttttcctaGATTCAAGGCCAATAGTATTTCTACAATTTCAACTTAATTCCTTAGGAAAATGTTCAATGATGATGTGAGGATGTTGGTATGATGAAGTTGATAACTTCATTGCATGTCGATGTCAGCGATGATATCTTCATCTTATGGTTCTACGAGGGTTAGATGATGTtgcaatattaattttttatgttaaaatattgattttatttcataaaataaatgaaaatttaaaaataaaattacatataattaaaaaattaaaattacacataattaaaattttaaaaatattatttaacatAACACACATAAattaaaaacaaacaaattaattattcatcTTCATGATTCACCaccattatttttatattattttttaaatattaaaacggTCAGGTTAAATTTGGCcataaaaagttttaaaaaaataaaataaaataaaaaaatgagcaGGCGAGACTTTAGCGCGTGGGCCCCGTCCGATTTATCGCATGAGGAGTGTTCCTCGTGAGATGAGGGGCGAGGAAATCAAATGGGCGAGGAAGCCCACTTCCTTGTTGGGCTTTCTCACCCATTGAACATGCCCTAAGACCTAGTTTTACTTGTAGCACCATTCAGTagcattaaattttaatggaaAGTATGTATTTATAGAGTTTTTTCTGTTTTATCGCACGAGAAAAACTCCTCGTGCGATGAGGGGCGAGGAAATCAAATGGGCGAGGAAGCCCACTTCCTCGCTGGGCTTCCTCGCTCATTGAACATGTCCTAAGGCCTAGTTTTACTTGTAGCACCATTCATGAGTagcattaaattttaatggaaGGTATGTATTTATAGAGTTTTTTTGGGTccatttaatgattttttttcggAATCATTATTTAATCTTTCGTTGATGCAGTTTCTTcaataaaaaatagtttttatttttgatataatattatttttcttcacTCATTTATATGAACAATACattgatgaatttttttaaagaaaaactgAGATGCCCATACAGCATTGATAGATTACgatcatattttttaaatatcttgcttaatcttatatatatatatatatatatatatatatatatatatatatcaaataaaagtGAAAATTATGGCATGTGATTTTTAAATTCcttacattttttattttcatatattaaaaaaatatagaacATCAGGGTATCTttgtattataatatatatgtatatattgtgAATGAATTTTAATTAAGGCACCTATAATGaaggtttatttttttaattaggttcaaaatttggaaaaaaaaattgaatccaCTACCATTGTGGGTAGTGGCTtcatagttttaaaaaaaaacaaacatggTTCAAGTATATGAACCATGTTTAAATTTATACATTGTTGAAAAGTTTAGGGGAGAGTGTTCTCACTCTCCCCAAAACACACGAAAATGCACATTTATGTGCGTCACACATGCGTGGGGCCTCGCGATTAGCagatttatctttttttttaaaaaaaatatatatatgtttttaaacatatttgttttttataaaattttgttcaCAAAATTTACCCCTTACgttgttttcatattttttgttttaatatttttacaaaTTTATCAAGAAGGGCTAGTACAGAAAGAACTGGCACAGAAAAAAAGTCCACGACGCCGACCTCTCTAACCAAGTCTCATTTGCTAGAAAATTCATCTCCACTTGGACTCAAGAATATGCAATGAGAACAATGAACCACAATAAAAAAAGGTTTCTTGGTCACTCCAAGAAAGAAAAGGTCTTTGCAACGTCATGGGTATGTATTAGCACTGAACCGAGAATGGGTAATTCTAAGAAGATGGAACAATTGTGGGCGAGGATCGCAGTGGAGTACAACAAAAATCGTCCCGCCAGAAATATTGAGAGACGATGGCCACAACTAAAATCACATTTCTTTCACACGAAAAAATGGTGTCGTCGTTTAACGGaatatacaataaattttgTAGCCAATGGGGAAGTGGTTGCAACAATGATGATATACTTGTCAAGATGCATGAAGAATGGATGACTGAACCAAAGAACAAAAACAAACCATTCAAGTATGAACATGTGTGGAGGATTCTTGTAGAGTGTCAGAAGTTTGCTCCACAATCAATTGATCATTGCGGAATGAAAAAGGCAAAAACTTTCACTTCAAGGGCATTTACGTCCTCTTCAAATCAGGATATGAGTGTCGATGAGGACAAAGAGAGAAGCCACAGTCAACCAATAGGTCAAAAAACCGCGAAAAAAGAAGGGCAAAGACAAATCTGCCGCATACGAAGAGTTGAAAGAAAGCATTGGCAAAAATATAAAGGAATTTACAGCCTACACACAACAAAAATGGAATGAAATTAGATCTCACAACCAAACACGTGAGTATCAAATTCTTATGAAAGATACTACCGGAATAACACAAGAGCAACTTCATATCCACATATTCATATATGTGACGAAATTATA
It encodes:
- the LOC140889794 gene encoding uncharacterized protein codes for the protein MAEFKKFPIFALSGIDKLIWHYGSNDVYSVKSGYFLAMEDGVETSVGCSSGMSRYFRKLWHLNVQSKIKEVWENSAVWPILSSFKGKYYFDLWQWVILSGNADDLGCFAMIFWSIWLARNQLFHLGTKLQPIDVVSRASFLWTQFLSCQRVDAPKIMISTPLFWQTPPAGTIKINVDAAVVNGSSRVGLGVVVRDDQGVVLIAFTKTLEGYFSVHLAELLTVREGLLLASQQSWNHVIIETDASNVAKSITGSLCLVEDESIVSFIHQLSSRFSSFRVQLCRRNANGVAHILAADGLTLSVDFLYKNCLSFKD